In the genome of Candida albicans SC5314 chromosome 6, complete sequence, the window TGCTCCTCCAGGAGGTACCGCTACTGTGATTATTAGAGAGCCACCTAATTATACTGTMACCACTACTGAATACTGGTCTCAGTCCTATGCTACGACCACCACTATTACTGCACCACCGGGTGACACTGACACGGTTATCATCAGAGAACCTCCAAATTACACGGTTACCACAACTGAATACTGGTCTCAATCCtttgctactactactacagTTACTGCTCCWCCAGGTGGYACTGACTCAGTAATTATCAGAGAACCTCCAAACCCAACTGTCACCACCACTGAATATTGGTCCCAGTCATatgctactactacaaccGTGACTGCTCCTCCAGGTGGTACTGCTACTGTTATCATAAGAGAGCCACCTAATTACACTGTRACCACTACTGAATACTGGTCTCAATCTTACGCAACCACAACTACCGTGACTGCTCCTCCAGGAGGTACCGCTACTGTGATTATTAGAGAGCCACCTAATTATACTGTAACCACTACTGAATACTGGTCTCAGTCCTATGCTACGACCACCACTATTACTGCACCACCGGGTGACACTGACACGGTTATCATCAGAGAACCTCCAAATTACACGGTTACCACAACTGAATACTGGTCTCAGTCATATGCTACAACCACTACTGTTACTGCTCCTCCAGGTGGTACTGACACTGTGATTATTAGAGAGCCACCTAATTATACTGTMACCACTACTGAATACTGGTCACAATCTTATGCTACAACCACCACTGTTACTGCWCCACCAGGAGGTACCGCTACTGTTATCATTAGGGAGCCACCAAACTATACTGTCACCACTACTGAATATTGGTCTCAATCATATGCTACTACAACTACTGTGACTGGTCCACCGGGAAGCACTGATACCGTTATCATTAGAGAACCACCAAATCCAACAGTTACCACCACCGAGTATTGGTCTCAGTCATATGCTACTACAACTACTGTAACTGCCCCACCAGGAGGTACCGCTACTGTGATTATTAGAGAACCACCAAATTACACGGTTACCACTACTGAATACTGGTCTCAATCTTATGCAACCACCACTACTGTTACTGCYCCTCCAGGTGGTACTGACACTGTGATTATTAGAGARCCACCAAATTACACGGTTACCACWACTGAATACTGGTCCCAATCTTATGCTACAACTACTACAGTTACTGCTCCTCCAGGTGGTACTGATACCGTTATCATTAGGGAGCCACCAAGTCCAACAGTTACAACAACCGAGTACTGGTCCCAGTCATatgctactactacaactGTGACTGCTCCTCCAGGAGGTACTGCTACTGTTATCATAAGAGAGCCACCTAATTACACGGTTACTACAACTGAATACTGGTCAGAGTCTTATGCCACTACTACAACTGTTACTGGTCCACCGGGGGGAACTGATGTAATTCTTATTAGGGAGCCACCAAACCCAACAGTTACGACAACCGAATATTGGTCAGAGTCGTACGCAACTACCACTACCATTACCGCTCCTCCAGGTGCCACAGACTCAGTTCGAATCAGAGAACCACCAAATTACACAGTGACTACTACTGAATACTGGTCTCAGTCCTATGCTACAACTACTACAGTCACCGCTCCTCCAGGAGGCACTGACTCAGTAATTATCAGAGAACCACCAAACCCAACTGTCACTACAACCGAGTATTGGTCACAGTCGTACGCAACCACAACTACCGTGACTGCTCCTCCAGGAGGTACCGCTACTGTTATCATCAGAGAGCCACCAAACTATACTGTGACAACTACTGAGTACTGGTCACAATCCTATGCTACTACCACTACAGTTACTGCTCCTCCAGGTGGCACTGATACCGTTATCATTAGGGAGCCACCAAGTCCAACAGTTACAACAACCGAGTACTGGTCCCAGTCATatgctactactacaactGTGACTGCTCCTCCAGGAGGTACTGCTACTGTTATCATTAGGGAGCCACCAAGTCCAACAGTTACAACAACCGAGTACTGGTCCCAGTCATatgctactactacaactGTGACTGCTCCTCCAGGAGGTACTGCTACTGTTATCATAAGAGAGCCACCTAATTACACGGTTACTACAACTGAATACTGGTCTCAATCTTATGCAACCACCACTACTGTTACTGGTCCACCGGGAGGCACTGACACTGTGATTATTAGAGAACCTCCAAACCCAACAGTTACAACAACTGAGTACTGGTCACAATCTTATGCAACTACTTTGACCATCACTGCCCCACCAGGTGGCACCAATAGTGTCATTATCCGAGTCCATTCCAGTACTAATGATGAATCAAGTGAGTCCACATTTTCAACATTGTCTGTTCCCTCGTTTTCAGGTTCAATAAGTGTTGTTTCCACAGTTTCTCGTCCACATTATGTGAACTCTACAGTTACCCACTTACCTAGTTCCCTGTCAAAACCAGTAGATATTCCTTCTAGTGATGTTGTAACATCTACTAATGACAATAGTTTGACTTCTTTGACTGGTTCTGAAAATGGTAAAACAAGCGTGGCAATATCTACAACATTCtgtgatgatgaaaatggtTGTCAAACTTCTATTCCACAAGGTTCTGTTGTTAGAActacagcaacaacaacagcaacaaccacaacaattattggtgataataatgGATCAGGTAAGTCAAAGTCTGGTGAGTTATCTTCTACTGGTTCTGTGACAACTAATACAGCAACACCAGATGTTCCATCAACTAAAGTACCTTCGAATCCAGGGGCACCAGGTACTGGTGTTCCACCACCTTTAGCACCATCGACAGAAACACAAACTACCAATAATGTACCAGGCTCACCAAATATCCCTGCCACTGGAMMACTGATATTATTAGAGAATCAACTACTGTTTCACACACAGTGACCGGGAATGGAAATACTGGCGTTCCAATGAATCCAAACCCTGTGTTGACAACAAGCACTTCATTGACTGGAGCAACGAATTCTGCAACTAACCCATCTCATGAAACAAGTGTTAATACAGGATCAGGAGGCTCAACTAATATTGTCACTCCACCTTCTTCTGCAACTGCGACAGTGGTTATTCCAGGAACTGATAATGGTGCTACTACCAAGGGTCAAGATACAGCTGGTGGCAACTCTAATGGATCTACTGCTACCACCAATATACAAGGTGGCAATAATGAACCAGGAAATCAACCAGGTACTAATACAACTGGAGAACCTGTTGGTACTACTGATACCCAAAGtgttgaatcaatttctcAACCAACTACATTAAgtcaacaaacaacaagtTCCTTAATCAGYACGCCTTTGGCTTCTACATTTGATGGTTCTGGTTCTATTGTCCAACATTCGGGTTGGTTGTATGTGTTACTTACTGCTATTTCTATATTCTTTTAGTGATTCCCAAGCttatttttctattttagcttaatttgtttttcatttacATGATTTCTTCgaagtattatttttgctttttcGGTTTTGGCAAATTGCATTGCtgagttttttttatcaatctTTTGGTGGGGTTTATAATACCACATGGAttggtttttgtttttattagcatgatcaatttttattcatttttcaattatatttcatttgttaGTACGTTGTTTGTAACTAAGtatattttaataaagattcgttattcaaaaatcaaaatagtAATAACTGTTTATAAATTCAACGAAGGACTGTATGCTTTAGGATAACACGATATATTGATGGAGATGTTTGGAAGTCAAAGTGTATAATACAACTATGGATAATGATTTACCAAAGATTATCTTTCAAAcctttcaaaaaattcattaccAATACAAGCAACTGTGTGTGGTGCAAGTAACCTTTGAGAATGACTTTAACTGCTATATGGATTCATTATGAGGGAAATTTTACTACATAAtccaaataatttgaatagaATTCTTGAATACTTTTTGTTAATCTCCTACTCAAGTATCACATAAAACAATATTCATTTCAATAACATTTAACGGTTAAATACAAAGGGATCTAGATTGTTTAATCATactcttttttattttgtagCACTATATCACATTCAGGAAATGCTACGATGGTAACGCTGATCACACAGTCGGGATTTTCGCTCGGACCGACTCCCAATCCACAAGTTAAATAATATAGCGACCTAACCTTAAGCTATATGACTCCCAATCCACAAGTTAAATAATATAGCGACCTAACCTTAAGCTATATTATTTACGATATTCATTGAGTTTGACACTCAAAATGGGCAGAAGGAAATCGTTTCAagtatttcaaaataaatagTGAGTATAACTGTTGTATAAGCTCAATGAATGGAATGAAAGTGATGTATCTTAACAGCATTTCTGCAGAGAAAGCAGAGAATCCTAACTGACAAACTGACTACAGCTGACAATATTCATTTGGGGATAAAACGCTTATACTCTTGTGAAAGGAAAGTGGTGATTCAGAACACGTCACTTCGTCTCCATTGGCCAGATCCATGTTTCCTTAAGCTAAGTTACTCAGCTGTGCGACACCTAAACCTGGTAAACATTACACGCAACTGCCTTCTAAACAACAGTAGAGGAATCTGCGCCGAATGATCACTTATTGTTAAATGATCTTCAACAAAAAGTGACACAACAAATATTATAGCTAATTATATTCAATCCAATACCAATAACCATCCAAACATTTCTAAAAATGATCACGACTGTAAATAGACTCCAAATGTAGTTTTTAAACCCCGTACAACAAACATTACAATGCCCATGGCCGTTCCCTGTCCTGTAATTATTGCCATCAACTACACTATAGCAAGAACGTCACAGTCTCTTGTCCATCGTTGGATCCTACTTAGTATATCCAAGAGGATCAAGTCCAATAACTTGCGCTTCCTAAGCCTGCCATTGCTGCTAATTACCAGAGACTACTGCTCAAACAGATGATGCCCCTGCTATCTCTTTAGTTCGCCAGCTCTACCGCATTAGTAAAATTCAACTAAACCATACGAAAACAACAGTAACAAGGCAAAATCACTGCAGCTCCCATCACATATTTTATACGGCATCAGTCTAATGGAAACGTATCAAACTCAactaatcaatttaatcaattacacttcaaaaaaatacatGTATATTAATAGCAATAATTTCTTCTGTTCGAAGCTTGCACTGTATATGAACTAATTGACAGCAATATTGAATTACCCTCCAATAAAGCAACCACTATCTTATTGACCTCGTACAATACATTCGTTcacaaataaatcaatactaATATTGCCTAAGCCCAAAACCTTTTTATTGTAAAGTAGTCTAAACACAATATATCAACTCAGTCtctaaattgattaatatacATAAGACCTTTCATACCAGTAAACTCTACATTCAAATTTAGGTCCTcttcaaaacaaatacTACACGGGCAGATAAAAATCCACATGCGGCATTGAAAACTACTGCGAGGTGTCTCAATTGTGATCATTGTGCAAACGACCCCAGCAAAGTATTCCCCTAAGCTTCAGCAGTACCAAAACCTGTTAACTGTTTTACTACTTGAATGCCTTCAATCACTTAAACACCTTTAACGGTATCTTGAACGCttcaaatcaaaccaaTGTCAATCTTCCACAGATCAAAAACATAACTGCACTATCTAATAACAAGGGTCACTTACGACTATCATGAAACAACCTTACCTACATAAATGACCAATTAGATACGAAACTGGCTGCACTGGACTATTCCTTACAACAAGACTAATGAAAGAATTTATGATATAAAATTCATAAGTTTCTATTTTAAATACAAGTTGCAAGCTACTTAAAAACTATTGATACACAGTCATTAAAATATAAGAAGAGTCTAAATGAATTTCAGTAAACTTCCTGGTGTAGATACTAAGTTCTTTTCTACCCTTACCTGAACTTAATATAATGTAAGAATTATTATACGTAGAAACAGTATACCATACGAAAATGGAATATTAAAATAACGGAGAGGGTTGTCATAGTACCATGATCccattgaataataaactCCAACAATCTTTTAAACATCATACGAAAGGAATCGTACAGTGTCAAGTTACATAATCAGCTCCGTCCGATCCTCAAGAAATCAGTTGTGTACAAATAAAGTACTCACTAGCCCCTATTAGCTAATTGGGATATTCCCCATGCCAAAGTAGCAGTCTCAACCCTGGTCATCGATTGATCCATCACGATGGGTAAAGATTTGTACTTAAAATTATGAGCTATCAACATTCATCCGCAAATGTTAGCTGGGGAAGGCATCCCATACATCCTCACTAAAAGATTGGGTCAATGTCAAAAATTGTCTTCTCATCCCTACAAAGCAGTTGTGACACATCTTACCATCTTTCAATCCAAAATCAGAGTTTCAATCATTAGTttttaacaattgaaatGATTCAAAAGATGACAAATAAACTAAAACTTAAGATCCATACATATTGTAGCTGAATATTGTGAAATTTTAGAACACTTCTACATGTACTTAAACAGGTCaattttgatgatatttGCAGAACCAAATAACACTGGTCCTTAGGATTGcatttttgaattaacTGGTATTTGGTTATGCttgtataaatatattgcTTTAGTATGATTTTTATGTACACGTCTTGGTAGGTGCCGGCACAAAGTATTGAACAGTCTAAATTTTATAACTCAAGACTGTAAATCAACTGCACGATATATTGCTCATGTGGCTTATTGcattagaaaaaaatagttttaGGATGACATTAACTATGTAATTTTACAGATGTAAACCAAATTTCTGAAATAAACATATTAATTGCTGGAAGGCTATACTAGTCTCTTGTAGATGTGTGGAAAACTTGTAGAGCAGGACACCAGAGCTTGTATTGAAGTGGTGTCACTAGTACCAATTGAACTTAGAAGGAAATCTGTTTGAAGAAGAGCAAGAATTTTGGGTGAGTTTACTGAGTCGCTATGGTAGGTGAGCGTTCAGAAGTCTGCCTATTTTTGCGTATAACGACAATATGCTAACTAAGGATTATTATGATATACTGTTAGAGAAGATCAACTTTCTAATGGTCGCAGGTCTGGTAGATGCTTATTTCTATTACGCTTGAAGTGGCATTGTCATGATAGACTACAACCGTCAGGTATAACACAATTGGCATATAGTTAAATTCTCGTGTGCTATGGTTTTTATTTATGAAGCTGGTGTAGTCAAAACCCATGTTGTTTTCCGGTTATCTGTACTTTTTGGTGTATTGTGTTCATTTTAAATGGTTTGTTTTACTCCAGATAAAGATAGctagattttttttttttgattttttaggGGATACCAGAGAGACCTAAAGTAGCTGGTTATTTGAGTACATTTGATAGTAACTTTTGAAAGGCAAATGTgctttttattatttagaGGTTTAGAGAAAAAGGCACGTGTATTTGAGAATAAAATGTGAGGATTAACTCAATTGGCTTCAGACCTGGTTAATCTTGTGAAATGGATTTATAGCTATGAATTGTATCTTTGCTAGAGTTCAATGGTAGTCAGTTATGTTAGAGGCAGTGTTTTTGGATGTTGTTAGCTCGGAGTATATGGAAGGCAAGTATGGAGGCATTGGGGAAGTAGAAGGTTGTAGTGAGTTACTATTGTATGTATAGAAGTAATCCATCTCGAGGGAAGGAGATATAACTTGTTAATTTATGTTGGCGATGGTAGACAATTTTGGTCACCTACGTGATAGACGCCAATTCATAGTCTGGCTATTTCGTCTATTAGGAGGTGTATGTTTACATTAGATCAAAATACGTAGAGTTGGTAAACAATAGTCAAGAGAGCCTGGTGGTCTGGGTTAGAAATGCTTTTGAAGTAATTCTTGTGTATAGCACGAAGGACATTTATCTGGGCAATCTGATCAAATTTTGCTTAATAGGAAGAGTATATACAAATAGTAGAGTAAGAAAATGATAGTACAGATTATGCTAGATGCGATTCTTGCACGGCTAATGAGAATATCAAGATTGGCTTAAATGAGTCTGACGTTAGTGTAGGTATAGTCTGGTTACTTAGCAGGTGTGAGAGGAGACAGTCTTCAGTAGTTTACTGTGACAATGTAGCGctatttgatttaaatgattatCATATGTAGCGTACTGATTCTCTGTCAAGTTATAGCGCCATATACAGCTGATTTAAAAGATAGCTATCCACTACACCACTGATGTAAAGCTGTTATGAAACAAAACTATCTACTATATGAGAAGAACCATAGATGAAAGAGAGATAGTAAAAAACGTCAGTACAACTGTACTAGGAAAACGTATAATGTagcaaaaacaaaatacaaaatgACAAGGATTAATATATTTAAGAAACTTAAGCTATTAGAAAAATCGATATATGATGATTTActcaacaaaattaaagaattaaaCTTAGATGATGAAACAATGGAAAAGATTGAACAATTTTCCGttaaaccaaaaagaaaagctCCTGTTACACCATTAGAAAAACAATGTGGCAAGTTAACTAAAAAAGGAGAAAAATGCAAAATAGCCATCTGTTATAAGAAAACATGTTGGGCCCATCTCACTAAAGAAGAATACGGAGTGTTGAACATGAATAAGAAGGATTGCGGGGAGTGTATGCATATTGCCTAAAAAATCAAGATGCCCATGGTTTGGAACATGTGAGTGTATCTGTACTATCTGTTAGCGTTGGGCGAATTGGATAAAATAGAGCTTGAGCATGTTTTAGGTTTTGAGTATGATAAGAAAGCGACGACGTATGTCGAAAATCAAGCAAAAGTGCTTCCATTATGGAAAAAGATTTGAAGAAACTGATGaaaagatattgattttcGTTGTATGCCACAAACCTTAAGCTCGAAACACAATCTTCTGCCCAGAAACTTTGTTGTCTCTTGACAATTGCAATCCTTCATTAGCAGAAGCCAAGCCTTCATCtaaaatcttcaaattgGCATGCTTGactttgttgataattgtaGGCAAGACATTTTCCCACCAAGCATTAAAGTCATTGACCAATTCTGGTGTTTGTACCAACTTTTGGGTTCCCAAGACTTTTTCCTTTTGAACAACAAGGTACCCTAAAGTGTAGCCCCAATGAACATTTCTTGCAGGGTCAGTTTTGATCGACTTGCCATCGAGAAGCAACAATGAGTCCAAGAAAACTTCTGGTGTGCCTGCAGTTGCATCATAGAGTTTCTGAAAGGTATCTTTATTACTAATTGTGTCCAAACCAAACTTTATATGTCCAAGCAGTTGTAATTTCAGAACCACATCGGCGTCATTATAATCTAAAGTATGGTCAGCACCCAAGTCTTTCAAATACTCATGATTCTTAGGAGAGGCGGTGACGATAACATTCAAGTTGTAAACCAATTTGGCAACTTGGATGGCCAAAATACCAGTAGCAGTAGCACCACCCCAGATCAAAATCGAATCACCCTTCTCCTTATTTTTGGCAATGTTCAAGGAATGAGCAAATGAAATTCCAACGGTAACCAAACCAACGGTAACACTTGCAGCCCCTTCAAAAGAATCAATTGTAGAAGATTTAGATTCCAGTGAGGATACCAAATCGTGATCATACTTGATTGTTGCTTGAGGTTTGGCAACAAAGTATTCAGCAAATGCCCCATTATCAGGAGAGACATTACCAATCACAAGAGAGCTGACATTGTCACCTTTTTTGAAGTTTGTAACTTGAGATCCAACTTCCTCAACAATGCCACTTGCATCACTACCGGCAACATCACCAGGCTTGCTCATTTTAAAGACAATGTGTTTCCAGTCTGTCGGATTGATGGCATATGCCTTTGCTTTgattaaaatttcattatcttGAATTTTAGGTTTGGGAATTTCTTTGACTTCTGTCAATTTAGTAGGTTCGACAGGATTTGATACAACAGCAGCTTTCATTGTTGGTGGATAGGTagtaaaaaaagaagaaaaaaaagctaAAATTGGGACAATATGCTAAGTATATATAGGGGAAGACGTCGAACAGCAACCACGGAAAAATAATAGTGATTGTCTTTATCCGTTATTGGCTGGATGGCGACGCCACAACCTGAAATTTGGTTCCAACTACTGAGGATGATTTATGTTTGTGATTAGAACTAAAATCATTCGAGAAAAAAGGAATAGGAGAGAACCAACTTTAGTCGTGTAAAAAGTAACATCTGCCAATTATAAACTATACGTAGTCCAAATAATTTACGGTATATTTCTGTACCCCTTCTTGGCAATATCACAGGAATATAATAATGTTCATGAACCCTCTTTGAACACGTAGACAAGTAAACCCAATGAGGGGGCAGTGTTCTATTCTTGTAAACCGCGCACCGAAAACGGGGCTTAAAAAATAAGTAATGAAAACTATAAATAACCATGAAAATCACCCTACTCCCTTCCTCccttccttccttccttccttcctcTTCTCTTTTCCTCTACCCACACTACTCACAATGTTCGGTATTTTTGAGGAAAACTACGATTCTGTTTACAAAGGCAACCACGAAGCCAAGTTCTCTCACGAAGCAGTTGCTGGTGCTGCTTCATTTGCTGCTGTCAAGTTGTTTGAAGATAGACAAAGAAGAGAAGGGAAACCAGTTAGTCACGCCTTTGCTAAAGAAGCTTTAGCTGCTATTGCTGGTGGAGAAGTCgacaaattatttgaaaccaAAGGGTTGGACTATTTGGATAGAGAGAGACTTAGAGATCAAGCTATCAACAACGCTCAAAGAGGTTACGACGACCATTACGGTCAACACGAAGAATGGTCTCCAGAACACAGACCACCTTTTGACTACCAAAGATATTAAGTAGAAACTGTGTAGTgaatttacaatttttttcacaaGAATTAACTTAAACC includes:
- a CDS encoding uncharacterized protein (Predicted ORF from Assembly 19; removed from Assembly 20; restored based on comparative genome analysis) — encoded protein: MTRINIFKKLKLLEKSIYDDLLNKIKELNLDDETMEKIEQFSVKPKRKAPVTPLEKQCGKLTKKGEKCKIAICYKKTCWAHLTKEEYGVLNMNKKDCGECMHIA
- a CDS encoding uncharacterized protein (Predicted alcohol dehydrogenase; Spider biofilm induced), with the translated sequence MKAAVVSNPVEPTKLTEVKEIPKPKIQDNEILIKAKAYAINPTDWKHIVFKMSKPGDVAGSDASGIVEEVGSQVTNFKKGDNVSSLVIGNVSPDNGAFAEYFVAKPQATIKYDHDLVSSSESKSSTIDSFEGAASVTVGLVTVGISFAHSLNIAKNKEKGDSILIWGGATATGILAIQVAKLVYNLNVIVTASPKNHEYLKDLGADHTLDYNDADVVSKLQSLGHIKFGLDTISNKDTFQKLYDATAGTPEVFLDSLLLLDGKSIKTDPARNVHWGYTLGYLVVQKEKVLGTQKLVQTPELVNDFNAWWENVLPTIINKVKHANLKILDEGLASANEGLQLSRDNKVSGQKIVFRA
- a CDS encoding uncharacterized protein (Protein of unknown function; GlcNAc-induced protein; Spider biofilm induced; rat catheter biofilm repressed) yields the protein MKTINNHENHPTPFLPSFLPSFLFSFPLPTLLTMFGIFEENYDSVYKGNHEAKFSHEAVAGAASFAAVKLFEDRQRREGKPVSHAFAKEALAAIAGGEVDKLFETKGLDYLDRERLRDQAINNAQRGYDDHYGQHEEWSPEHRPPFDYQRY